GAGATGCGACGTAATGCGATGCGTAAGCCAGTTGGATCTATCGTCCAATCCCAGTTTGTTGTGTCAACATAAGGATTTTGAACTGTTTTTTGCAGACCAGGAATACCGGACTCTTTTGCAGTGCCTTTTTTGCCCGTTGTGTTCATCTGGTAGCTGTCTTTATTTTCAACGCCACCACCGATTGGATTCCAAGCATTCGTTGCAGTTTGATAGAAATTTAGGCCCATAAAATCAGGCTTGGCAGATTTGAGTAAGGCCACATCACCAGGTGCAAACTCAGGTGCCAATCCTCTTGCTTTCAAATAATTTAAGGCAACGATTGGATATTCACCATAGGCATAGACATCCATCCAAAAATGCGCCATCATTTCCTCAGCATTTTCAGCCGCCAAGACATTTAAGGGGTTTGAATCAATCGCATACTGTGGCGTGTAGGCAAATGAAGGCCCAATTTTACCATTAATTCCCATCTCATGGAATTTATTAATCACAGCTGCATTGGCCAAGTTGGCATGATGATTGACTTGGTAAAATAATTTAGGATCTTTTTTGCCCGGTGGATGTGTCGCTGTCTGCCAGCCCATATGGGTGAAGATATTTTGTTCATTCAATGACACCCAATAGCTAACACGATCGCCATAGGCTTTAAATAAGGTTGCTGCATAATTGACAAAGTCAGGAATAATTTGACGTGACTCCCAGCCCCCATAAGCATCTTGCAGTGCTTGTGGAAGATCCCAGTGATAAATCGTGACTAATGGTTCGATACCGTTGGCCAATAGATCATCAATCAAGTCACTATAGAATTTGAGCCCTGCTTCACTGACTTGACCGACTCCCTCAGGAAAAATACGCGTCCAAGCAATTGAAAAACGATAGGCTTTCATCCCCATTTCAGCCATGAGTTTGACATCTTCTTGATAACGATGATAGTGATCTACAGCGACATCACCAGTCGTCTCCTTAAAGGTCTTACCTGGGATACGAACGAAATGATCCCAAACTGATAGCCCTTTGCCATCTTCGTTATAAGCACCCTCTACTTGATAGGCAGCTGATGCACTTCCCCAAAGAAAATCTTTAGGAAAATTTAGTAACTGTTCATGTTCCATATTACCCCTTTTTCTATACGCTTAAATTAACATAGCTAGCTATCCAAGAAAAAGGCAACTAGTATGTGATTTTTATCATACGCCGAATTGCTTAATAAGACTAACCATTGATTAGCGTCCGTTATAGTCCCTTAAAATAGCGTTTAAAATAGCCGTCATCTGTCGTTTTTTTATCCAAGTCAGACCAATTTGCATGATCATATCATTCAAGTTTTGGAAAAAACCGTGTGAGATCATGTCTTCTGAAATCACGACTTCTGTATGCATGTCATCAATCCGATGCATTTCCCAACGGGTCGTATAAGTATTTCTAACCGTTTTCGTTGTAAAGGCATACACACCCGGTTCTATGACCTCATCAAAGATGATTTCACCTGCTTGATTTTGCTTGGCACTAAACTTTTTCTTGTACTTAAATCCAGATAAACTAGCTGTTTTAGGCCGTTTCCCAGTATATTTTTCGATGTCATACAGACCTGACTCAAGAATTTTTTCAAAGATAAATTGGCGAGGTACAGCCAAAGTTTTTACCATTTTCATATCTTAGGTTCCCCATTTCCCGCTGCTCTATCTTTTTTACTGCCCACAATAACCATCCCAAAACCAAGGATGAAAACCAAGATACTTAGGATTAAGAAGGCACCAGCACCTTGTAGCGTCGAGATAAAAATTAAAAGTGCCAGGCTAATAAAAGCCCATCCCCATTTTTGCAGCATTATTTTACCACCTCTACATTAAAGTATAAAGCAACTCCCCAAGGTTGTGCCTTAATTAGCGCTTTAGCCTCCGTTACTTTTTCCGCCAGGTCACCGGCTGTATTAAAGTATAGGCGAATGCCTTTTTTTTCTACAAATTGAAACCCATTTGCTTCCAACACTGCAATAACATCTTGTTGCTTCATTGCCATATTCACAACTATCATCAGTTACCTCTTCCTATTTTCAAGCTATTTCTATGTCCCTATTTTATCATTTTCTAATAGAAAAAGACGACTTCCGCCGTCTTTTTGAGCGTCTGCTCAACGTAGGAGGAATGATTAAACTTCTTCTTCCATTGAGTTTGATGCGATAACAAATGGGAACCAGATAGCAAAGGAAGCTGCAAAGGTTACCATGGTTACAATCACTGCACGCCAGTCAAATCCTGTTGCCATGAAGGCGTTAAGTAATGGTGGGGTTACCCATGGTACTGGTAAGACAACTGGTGATACCAAGTTGGCTGCAGTTGCAAGATAAGCAATGGTTACTGATACCATTGGTGCTAATAATAGTGGAATGAAGAAGAGTGAGTTCAATACCAACGGCATACCGAACATAACAGGTTCATTGATGTTGAAGATACCAGGACCAACTGACAATTTTGCCACTGTTTTATAATCTTGACGCTTAGAGAACATTAGAATAGCAATGATCAGTGTAATCGTACCAGCAGTACCACCAAACCAAGCATAAGCATCCCAAGACCCACGCACCCAAAGGGTTACATAGTTACCATCAATGGCATGTACCTTATCAGTTGCACCTTTCGCCGCAAGATCTTTAATACCCGCTAAACCAACTTTGTTGTAAACAGCCAAGTTGGACAAGCCAAATGGGCCCCAGATACCATCGAGTACAGGCCCCAACACGTTGGTACCATGGATACCAAAGAACCAGAAGAGGGATACAAAGAAGGTTACGATTAATACTGAAACAAGTGATTGTGACAAGGCTTGGAATGGTTCAGCAATGTATTTACCAATCAAGTAAATCAAGTCATTACCAGTCCATACTTTGATAAAGTAGTAAATCACCGCAACCACATATACTGAAACGATTGTTGGAATGATTGCTAAGAAAGCTTTAGATACTGCTGGCGGTACTGAGTCAGGCATTTTGATTGTAATGTCCGCAAGCATTAATTTTGCATAAATGATAACAGCTACTGCTCCCATAATCATCACTGCGAAATAGGCACCGGCATCTAGTTGACCAACTGAGAGGGCCATTTTCCAAGTGGCAATACCTTGTGCTGCAATGTTATTGTTCACAGTCGTCATCGCTTTCTCAGAAAGACCAGCTGTTGCAACACCTAAAATATTGGGTAGGCCAGCGATTAACGCTGCAACTGAAACGATACCACCTGCAAGTTCATTAACTTTATAGGCTCTTGACAAGTTGTAACCCCATGAAAAGGCAAAAATAAGACCAATAATTGTCAAAGTTCCTTGGCTCACGAGACCTGAGATGCCCGCAAGTTGCTCAAAAACAGGTGTTTTTGCTAGCGTCCAAGCATTGCCAGCCGCAGCTGCTGCGGCGGCTTTCGTAGGTCCTTCAACTAATTGTTGAACAGCACTTGGTACAGTACCAATCAATACAGAAACTAATGTTGCCATAGCCCCTACCATCGTTGCTGGCAACATCCCAACAAACGAATCACGAAGGGCAACTAAATGTTTTTGTGACCCAATTTTTGCTGCGACTGGGACGAGGTATTTCTCCATCCACTGTTGTAATGCATTCATAATTTTTCTCCCCTTTAAATAACAAACTTCTGTTTGGTTAGTTTTAACCATACACGAAGTCTTTTGTTCTTAAGTTTTAATCACCTTGTACAAGTCAATGATTTCTTTCGCCAAATCAACAAAAGCAATCCCTGTCATTAAATGATCTTGCGCATGTACCATGTAAATAGATACCGGTACGTCCTCACCATTCGCCGCTTTAGTCAACAATTCAGTTTGACTATGATGCGCTTCAATAATTGATTTACTGGCTGCTTCGATCCGTTCACAAGCTTTTTCAAAATCACCCGCTTTAGCTGCGCGAATTGCTTCTACCGCTGAAGATTTTGCCTCTCCACCGTACATAATCAACGGCATAATAACTGCCATCTGTGCGTCGTCCATATATCTCCTTTATCTTTAAATAAGTTTTACAATAAATGCATCGATAATTCGCTCCGATAAATGAAACCGTATACAAAACTATTACATCATTATATTACCATGTGATCTCAGTTTATGCAAGCGGTTTCCTAATATAGTTAGAGTTATATAAACGACGTCAGTAGCATTCATCCCTTTGTTATGGTATATAAAGGTTCTATGCCATTTTATTAGTCTTATGCTCTCAATTTTTTATCTTATTTTATTGTAAGTTGATTCAGTATTCAAAGAAAAAAATTGAAGAGATCAGAGTTTTTTTACTAGTATGGTAGGCATTTTTTTGGAAGGCATACTTTCATTTATCTATACTAACTTAACTTTTTATCATAAAAAAATAAAATATTGTTTAAAAAAGATATTATTTTATCGTTAATCGATAATTTATTGTTGTTTTGTTGTTTTTTTATGTTATACTAAGCTTAAGAAAAAAGGAGACACTAATTATGATTAGAAAAAAAAATGCAAAGCTGTTAAACCACTTATTTCAGCTAGCATCTTACCTGATGCTATTTGGGACAATATTAGTCATATATGGAATTGTATTGTACAACTTAACTCGCAATAAGACTGATCCCCATCATAAGATACTACTCAATTAACATGATAGTTTTATGTTAATCACTAATTGGTTATTACTTTATTATTTTTTATGAGATAATAAAGTTAGAAAAAGGAAGTCGTTTAGTTATGAATAGAGAAAAACAAATCAAAAAAATCTCAAAACTTTTAGGATACTTATTTCAGTTGTCATCTTATATGACGCTATTTGCTACGCTATTAGCCATAATTGGTATTATACTATACAACTTATCATCCAATACAACTGCTATACCTGTGGCGTTTTTAAAAGATATGATGGCACCTGCTACTAGTGAGACTACTTTCATGAGTTTTGGTAATCCGCCAGCTGATTTAGCGATGGTAGCCTTCAATATTGAAAGCATAACGATAGTTGCACTATGTCTAGCTTACTTTTTGCTATCTAGAAAGGCACTAAACATATTTAAAACAATCGTAAACTGTCGGACACCCTTCACACTAACTCTTGTTAGTCAAATACGCAAAATAAGTGTTTTAATCTTAATGACATGCTTATGGATACCTATTATAAAAGGCAGTGTTTTACTCATATTCACGCATGGCGGACAATTCACAATTGATTTAGGTGGGATTGTCCTGACACTTATCATTTATGGTATATCACTCATTTTTGAATATGGTCTTTTATTACAAAGAGAGGTAGATGAGATAGTATGAGTATTGTTGTAAGATTAGATCGTGTCATGGCAGATAGAAAAATATCTTTGAATCATCTTTCAGAAAAAGTTGGTATTACAGCTATTAATTTATCAAAGTTAAAAAATGAAAGAGTCAGTGCGATTAGATTCTCAACTTTAGATGCCATTTGTAAAGCATTAGATTGCCAACCTGGTGATCTATTAGAATATCAAAAAGATGATTAACTAAATAAAGCCTTAACTCGACCAAACTAGAGTTAAAGCTTTATTTTGTAGTAAATTTTTTGAATGAATCTGATATTTCTCTCTTTTGTCTGTGCTCTTATGTTTTTTTAGGGGCACTATCTTGAAATAGTAGAGGAGCAAAGTCTCTGGTGCACTTGCGCCACACATTCCAATCATGACCTCCTTTATACATGTTACGCTGATCCAAAATATTTTTACTATCAAGTAAGACATTATCTGCTTCAAACTCAGCTATAAAAATATCCTGTTCGCCAATTGCTCGGAAAAAGACATCGTAGTCAGTTAAAAACCTATTGGCATCAGTTAACATCATCAAATGTGCATTGTCAGACGGATCACGTTTGACCATATCCATGAGGGCATGACCTTGAATGAAATCGTGTAGAAAGCCACTGAACAAGCCGACTTGACTAAAATGCTCAGGATGATTAAAGGTGACGACGCTGGTTTGGATTGACCCCATCGATAATCCTGCCATCGCACGATTGTCCCGGTCACCGATTATCCGATATTTACCTTCAATCGTCGGGATAACATCTTTAAGTAAGTAGCTTTCAAATAAGGTATGATCCACAACGGTTTGACCAGACGCATCCGTGACTTGCACCATGCCATTGCTCATGACAATGATAAACGGTTTGCATGTGCCTTTAGCAAGTAAATTATCCAAAATGAAATTGACTTTTCCCTGACTGGTCCATCCAATTTCATTTTCACCATGACCATGCTGTAGATAAAGGACTGGGTAGCTTGTATCTGTCTGTGCCTCATAACTGGGCGGCGTATAAACGAGACAACGTTCCCAATTACCAGTGACCTGAGACTTAAGATACTCGTGATGAATCGTACCGTGGGGAACATCAGCTAAGTCATAAAAACTAGCCTCATCTGTATCAAGAGCCACATAATTATAAGGGCGACTATAGCCATAACCAATGGGAAGATAAGGCGTTAAAACGTCTTGCTCATCAATCCGTAACTGTACCATCGTAATCCCATCTGACATGGGATAGGCTAACCGCCAAATACCTAAGTCATTTTTCTTGAAATCATATACTTGATCATAAATCGCTAATTGGACTGATTTTGCTTGGTCAGCCTTAACTTGAAGCCAAGTTTGTCCAGTCTCATCTGCTACTTGGGCCAACACATTATCTTTAGGGGGTAAAATCGGACAGGCAGATAAAAACTGCGTCATAAGTGCTCTTGATACCATAGGACTTCCTCTCACTGCTAAAATTTCAAAATAAGGTCAGCTTGTGTGCCAGGTTGAATGTCAGCTAGAAATGAAAATGCTGGATCCATTTGCTTTTCCCAGTAAGCATACTCATGTTTCCCTGTGCCACGTCTATCGACAAATGGGATTCCTTCCTTTATCAAGCTGTCACGTAAATCAGTCACACCTTTTAAGACCAGGTCATCTTGTTCGCCACAAGCAATAAATAGTTCTGGTATGTCAACTTGATCAACTTCTCCATAAAATTTTGCAAGATTTGTATCCTCAGCATAATAAGTGGCTTTATCTCCAAATATCGTGGTAAACAAGGCTTCTTGAAACAACATATTGTGGTGGCAAATCAAATCATAGCAGTCTGCACTTGGTGACAAGGCAACGATTTTAGAGAACATATCACGGAAGCGCAAGCCATTTAATAAGGCACCATAGCCACCCATTGAGATACCACCAATAAATGTATCATTACGATTTTCTGACAAAGGTAAAAGTTTCCGAGTGACCTCAACAACTTCTCTGATAAAAGTCGAATAATTGGCTTGATGGTTAGCCTGCTCAACATAAAATGAATTATCTCCATCAACGACAACGATTGCAATGCCCTTGAGTTCACATTCTTTGCGAAGTCCTAAATAAGTCATCAAAGCAGTTGCGTCATTACTAAATCCTGGTAAAAAGTATACCGTTTTATAAGGTGGCACAAAAAGTGTACCACTAGTTCCATCTGATGGTAAGTACGCTTTAAGTGTTGTATATTTTGAAATTGCTTGTGATGCATATTGTAGTTCAAGATAAGCCATTAGCTACTCCTATTCTTTTTTCAGCCACTCTGAAGGGGTACAGTCAAAGTGTTTTTTAAAGGTTTCAATAAAGGATTTGACATTTGGAAAACCATTATCCAGGGCTAGAGCCGCTAGTTGACGATCTGGATGATTTCTCATAACTGAAATACAGCTATGTAGCCGTTTGTATTGCAAGTAATCATGAAATTTCATCCCCATACGTGATTTGAAAATTCGTGATAAATAAGCGGGCGTATAGTGAAAGGCCGCCGCAACACTTGCCAACGAAACTGTTTCTTGATAATGAGCATCAATATAGTTGACAATCTCTTTTAAAGTCTCGGATGACCTAATATCGCGTTGGTGATCCAGTTTTTTTTCAACTAAACAATAGGCCTTCAAAACAGATAGCAGTTGAAAGAGAGTTGCCATTAATTTCAACTGAATCAATTGTGTCATCGCTTCATTTTTCTCAGCTTCACCATAACTCGTGTCAACGTCACAAAGTTGACTTTTTAATTGACCAAACTTCAGTAAGACTGCAATCAACTCATCACGTTCATAAGCCTTATCCGGAACCTGAAATGATAAGCGACTGCTCAGCCACTGATCAATAAATGCTTTAGAGACCTGAACAGTTACCCCTTCAAAATAATCTGTTGGGGCTATCCAATGATTACTATGCAGGACACCGCTATTCACAATCACAACATCACCAGGTTGATGCTCAAGTAGCTCACCATTCACCATATGTTGAATACGACCACCAGTTGTGAGGTTGAATTCGACATTTTGGTGCCAATGTGCAGGTGTAAAAATGTCTTTTCCCTCAAAATAGTGATTAAATATACGAATCGGAATTTGATCTCTGGTAAATTCTTCAGTCTCATAGAGTTCTGGCATGTGCGCTCCTTTTGTTAACAATTCATCTTTTGAGTCAATTTTAACAATTTTTTATGTCACAAATCCAGTATACGCCATTTTTTATTCGGTTAACAGCCAATCAATTGCTTTAGGTAAATACCTATTCCAAAATTGCCAATCATGTATTCCTGAACTTTCATGATAGTCTAGGCAAATTTGACGTGTTGTTAAGGCATCACGCATATTGTGATTTTCTTCTAATAAAAAATCCTCCGTCCCGACTGCCTGATAAACTGTTGGCACAAGACCTGAACTAATTGCTTGATCTACACAATAAAGCGGGTCCTTATCGCTACCTTTTAATTGTTTTAAATCGCCAAAAATTCTTGTGTAGTAGGCATAATCAGCAATCATGTCACGATGATCTGGCTTAATATCTGTGATATTATCAATAATAAAAGCACCGGATAAAGAAATGATTTTACTGAACGTTTTATGGTACAGCATACCTAATCTTAACGCGCCAAATCCGCCCATTGATAAGCCACCAATAAAAGTATCTTCTCGCTTGTCTGAGAGAGGAAAAGCACGGCGTGTAAAGTCAACGATTTCTTGTCCGACAAAATCACTATAATCACCACCGATACCGCCAATATTTTCATAAAAACTATTTTCAGCAGCTGGTAAGACAATCGCTAAGTTATGCAGTTCAGCCAGGGTTCTCAAATTTGTGTAATCCAACCAATCATCTTGACTGCCACCAAACCCATGTAAAAGATAAAGTGTTTTAAACTTTTCGGGTTTGTTTGCCTCAAGTTCAGGATTGCCGTAAGACTCAATCGGCACAATGACCGTTAAATTGACGGTCCGAAACAGAGAAGCTGAAGCAAATGAAGTTCTAAATATTGACATAATGTTCTCCTTTTTAAGTTATCATCATACATGATTGTCTCACTTGACGTCACATGTCTTTTTTTATAAAGCTGCACGTCTAGTTTCCAAATCAGTTATGACTTGTGGGTATATTTTATCTAATTTGTAGAAATAGTTCAAGATAATAACTGCTGCGAAAAAGATAATAGGTAACCAAACATAACAGAATTCAATGGCATTAACTGCCGACGCAGTTTGAATCTTTGCTTGACCATTAAACCCACCAGAATTGAGAATGCCTGAAATTAAGAGTTGTACGATAGAATTAGCAACCTTGACTGCAAAACCGATAAAGGCCATTAGAAACCCTTGTACACGAATGCCAGTCTTCCATTCCCCATAGTCAACTGTTTCAGCACACATGACAAATACAATCCCAGTAATAAAGGCTGATCCTGCTGCTGCAAAGGCTGTACAAGCAATCACACCAG
The DNA window shown above is from Lactococcus paracarnosus and carries:
- a CDS encoding glycoside hydrolase family 1 protein produces the protein MEHEQLLNFPKDFLWGSASAAYQVEGAYNEDGKGLSVWDHFVRIPGKTFKETTGDVAVDHYHRYQEDVKLMAEMGMKAYRFSIAWTRIFPEGVGQVSEAGLKFYSDLIDDLLANGIEPLVTIYHWDLPQALQDAYGGWESRQIIPDFVNYAATLFKAYGDRVSYWVSLNEQNIFTHMGWQTATHPPGKKDPKLFYQVNHHANLANAAVINKFHEMGINGKIGPSFAYTPQYAIDSNPLNVLAAENAEEMMAHFWMDVYAYGEYPIVALNYLKARGLAPEFAPGDVALLKSAKPDFMGLNFYQTATNAWNPIGGGVENKDSYQMNTTGKKGTAKESGIPGLQKTVQNPYVDTTNWDWTIDPTGLRIALRRISSRYRLPVLITENGLGEYDKLEAGQVHDNYRIDYLKKHVLAIKEALTDGVEVLGYTTWSYTDLLSWLNGYQKRYGFVYVDQDETMTGSLKRIPKDSYYWYKAVMASNGDDLSLLQ
- a CDS encoding DUF3284 domain-containing protein; amino-acid sequence: MKMVKTLAVPRQFIFEKILESGLYDIEKYTGKRPKTASLSGFKYKKKFSAKQNQAGEIIFDEVIEPGVYAFTTKTVRNTYTTRWEMHRIDDMHTEVVISEDMISHGFFQNLNDMIMQIGLTWIKKRQMTAILNAILRDYNGR
- a CDS encoding PTS sugar transporter subunit IIC is translated as MNALQQWMEKYLVPVAAKIGSQKHLVALRDSFVGMLPATMVGAMATLVSVLIGTVPSAVQQLVEGPTKAAAAAAAGNAWTLAKTPVFEQLAGISGLVSQGTLTIIGLIFAFSWGYNLSRAYKVNELAGGIVSVAALIAGLPNILGVATAGLSEKAMTTVNNNIAAQGIATWKMALSVGQLDAGAYFAVMIMGAVAVIIYAKLMLADITIKMPDSVPPAVSKAFLAIIPTIVSVYVVAVIYYFIKVWTGNDLIYLIGKYIAEPFQALSQSLVSVLIVTFFVSLFWFFGIHGTNVLGPVLDGIWGPFGLSNLAVYNKVGLAGIKDLAAKGATDKVHAIDGNYVTLWVRGSWDAYAWFGGTAGTITLIIAILMFSKRQDYKTVAKLSVGPGIFNINEPVMFGMPLVLNSLFFIPLLLAPMVSVTIAYLATAANLVSPVVLPVPWVTPPLLNAFMATGFDWRAVIVTMVTFAASFAIWFPFVIASNSMEEEV
- a CDS encoding PTS lactose/cellobiose transporter subunit IIA — encoded protein: MDDAQMAVIMPLIMYGGEAKSSAVEAIRAAKAGDFEKACERIEAASKSIIEAHHSQTELLTKAANGEDVPVSIYMVHAQDHLMTGIAFVDLAKEIIDLYKVIKT
- a CDS encoding helix-turn-helix domain-containing protein yields the protein MSIVVRLDRVMADRKISLNHLSEKVGITAINLSKLKNERVSAIRFSTLDAICKALDCQPGDLLEYQKDD
- a CDS encoding alpha/beta hydrolase-fold protein, coding for MVSRALMTQFLSACPILPPKDNVLAQVADETGQTWLQVKADQAKSVQLAIYDQVYDFKKNDLGIWRLAYPMSDGITMVQLRIDEQDVLTPYLPIGYGYSRPYNYVALDTDEASFYDLADVPHGTIHHEYLKSQVTGNWERCLVYTPPSYEAQTDTSYPVLYLQHGHGENEIGWTSQGKVNFILDNLLAKGTCKPFIIVMSNGMVQVTDASGQTVVDHTLFESYLLKDVIPTIEGKYRIIGDRDNRAMAGLSMGSIQTSVVTFNHPEHFSQVGLFSGFLHDFIQGHALMDMVKRDPSDNAHLMMLTDANRFLTDYDVFFRAIGEQDIFIAEFEADNVLLDSKNILDQRNMYKGGHDWNVWRKCTRDFAPLLFQDSAPKKT
- a CDS encoding alpha/beta hydrolase; the encoded protein is MAYLELQYASQAISKYTTLKAYLPSDGTSGTLFVPPYKTVYFLPGFSNDATALMTYLGLRKECELKGIAIVVVDGDNSFYVEQANHQANYSTFIREVVEVTRKLLPLSENRNDTFIGGISMGGYGALLNGLRFRDMFSKIVALSPSADCYDLICHHNMLFQEALFTTIFGDKATYYAEDTNLAKFYGEVDQVDIPELFIACGEQDDLVLKGVTDLRDSLIKEGIPFVDRRGTGKHEYAYWEKQMDPAFSFLADIQPGTQADLILKF
- a CDS encoding AraC family transcriptional regulator, which produces MPELYETEEFTRDQIPIRIFNHYFEGKDIFTPAHWHQNVEFNLTTGGRIQHMVNGELLEHQPGDVVIVNSGVLHSNHWIAPTDYFEGVTVQVSKAFIDQWLSSRLSFQVPDKAYERDELIAVLLKFGQLKSQLCDVDTSYGEAEKNEAMTQLIQLKLMATLFQLLSVLKAYCLVEKKLDHQRDIRSSETLKEIVNYIDAHYQETVSLASVAAAFHYTPAYLSRIFKSRMGMKFHDYLQYKRLHSCISVMRNHPDRQLAALALDNGFPNVKSFIETFKKHFDCTPSEWLKKE
- a CDS encoding alpha/beta hydrolase, with the protein product MSIFRTSFASASLFRTVNLTVIVPIESYGNPELEANKPEKFKTLYLLHGFGGSQDDWLDYTNLRTLAELHNLAIVLPAAENSFYENIGGIGGDYSDFVGQEIVDFTRRAFPLSDKREDTFIGGLSMGGFGALRLGMLYHKTFSKIISLSGAFIIDNITDIKPDHRDMIADYAYYTRIFGDLKQLKGSDKDPLYCVDQAISSGLVPTVYQAVGTEDFLLEENHNMRDALTTRQICLDYHESSGIHDWQFWNRYLPKAIDWLLTE